The Agromyces hippuratus genome has a window encoding:
- a CDS encoding ABC transporter permease: MDDSQPTLDRADDAYATGDDAPFQSPVSAEAVRETTREATATAAVAAARATRGGRFRHILPSRSGKLITGVVIVGLITLFGIFGPMIAQPPRDSSNEALQPPSAEHWLGTTKLGYDVFSQLAWGTQGSLFIGLVALFLAVVFGVFAGYFGGVLDEVLTLFTNIVLVIPGLPVVMVIAAYVQTAEGLGPLARSSLLVALVLGITGWAGSAVVLRAQARSLRTREYVAAARVAGEKPGRIIFVEILPNLVPLLAAQFIFGVIFAVLGEAGLSYLGLGPTGSITLGTMLNDAQTGQAVGTGAWWWFVPPGLIIAALGAGLSLINFAIDEVVNPKLRLAPENAKRQRRAAKAGKGVADTGAFA, encoded by the coding sequence ATGGATGACTCCCAGCCCACCCTCGATCGCGCCGACGACGCCTACGCCACCGGCGACGACGCGCCGTTCCAGTCGCCCGTCTCCGCCGAGGCGGTGCGCGAGACGACCCGCGAGGCGACCGCCACCGCCGCGGTCGCGGCAGCACGTGCGACGCGCGGCGGCCGGTTCCGGCACATCCTGCCGAGCCGCTCCGGCAAGCTCATCACCGGCGTCGTGATCGTCGGCCTCATCACACTGTTCGGCATCTTCGGCCCGATGATCGCCCAGCCGCCCCGCGACTCGAGCAACGAGGCCCTGCAGCCGCCGTCGGCCGAGCACTGGCTCGGCACGACCAAGCTCGGCTACGACGTGTTCTCGCAGCTCGCCTGGGGCACGCAGGGCTCGCTCTTCATCGGCCTCGTCGCCCTCTTCCTCGCCGTCGTCTTCGGCGTGTTCGCCGGCTACTTCGGCGGCGTGCTCGACGAGGTGCTCACGCTCTTCACGAACATCGTGCTCGTCATCCCCGGCCTGCCCGTCGTCATGGTGATCGCCGCCTACGTGCAGACCGCCGAGGGTCTCGGGCCGCTCGCCCGAAGCTCCCTCCTCGTCGCACTCGTGCTCGGCATCACGGGCTGGGCGGGCTCCGCCGTGGTGCTGCGAGCCCAGGCGCGCTCACTGCGCACCCGCGAGTACGTCGCCGCGGCCCGTGTCGCGGGCGAGAAGCCCGGGCGCATCATCTTCGTCGAGATCCTGCCGAACCTCGTGCCGCTGCTCGCGGCCCAGTTCATCTTCGGCGTCATCTTCGCGGTGCTCGGCGAGGCCGGCCTCTCGTACCTCGGCCTCGGGCCGACCGGGTCGATCACGCTCGGCACGATGCTGAACGACGCCCAGACGGGGCAGGCGGTCGGCACCGGCGCCTGGTGGTGGTTCGTGCCCCCTGGCCTCATCATCGCCGCGCTCGGCGCCGGACTCTCCCTCATCAACTTCGCGATCGACGAGGTCGTGAACCCGAAGCTCAGGCTCGCGCCTGAGAACGCGAAGCGCCAGCGCCGGGCCGCGAAGGCCGGCAAGGGCGTCGCCGACACCGGAGCATTCGCATGA
- a CDS encoding ABC transporter permease: protein MSFYLRRVAFYLVTLWAAISLNFLLPRLLPGDPAAIMLGKLRRASGGRPLSEETIEAITSILGAGKDMSLWDQYVAYWGRLLQGDLGVSSTRYPASVADLIAAALPWTIILVGVATVISFLLGIIVGAWVGWRRGTALDHLVPVTTVFQSIPYFWLALVLVAVFSVQLGWFPIVGGYDVFEFPAGPEPTWAFVGSAIYHAILPATTIVLSSVGGWLLGMRNMMVSTMSEDYVVTAEAKGLTPRRVRTRYASRNAAIPSLAGFGIALGFVVAGSIVMEQVFSYPGIGKLMIQAVQGLDYALMQGVFLVITLTVLAANFFMDLIYGFIDPRVRHNG, encoded by the coding sequence ATGAGCTTCTACCTTCGGCGGGTCGCCTTCTACCTGGTGACCCTCTGGGCGGCGATCTCGCTCAACTTCCTGCTCCCGCGGCTCCTGCCGGGCGACCCCGCCGCCATCATGCTCGGCAAGCTCCGGCGCGCCAGCGGCGGGCGCCCGCTCTCCGAGGAGACGATCGAGGCGATCACCTCGATCCTCGGCGCCGGGAAGGACATGTCCCTCTGGGACCAGTACGTGGCGTACTGGGGCCGGCTGCTTCAGGGAGACCTCGGCGTCTCCTCCACGAGGTATCCGGCCTCGGTCGCCGATCTCATCGCGGCGGCCCTGCCGTGGACGATCATCCTGGTCGGTGTCGCGACCGTCATCTCCTTCCTGCTCGGCATCATCGTCGGTGCATGGGTGGGGTGGCGGCGCGGCACCGCGCTCGACCACCTGGTGCCGGTCACCACGGTCTTCCAGTCCATCCCGTACTTCTGGCTCGCCCTCGTGCTCGTCGCGGTGTTCTCGGTGCAGCTGGGCTGGTTCCCGATCGTCGGCGGGTACGACGTCTTCGAGTTCCCGGCCGGCCCCGAGCCCACCTGGGCGTTCGTCGGCAGCGCGATCTACCACGCCATCCTCCCGGCGACCACGATCGTGCTCTCGTCGGTCGGCGGCTGGCTCCTCGGCATGCGCAACATGATGGTGTCGACGATGTCGGAGGACTACGTCGTCACCGCCGAGGCGAAGGGGCTCACGCCGCGCCGGGTGCGCACGAGGTACGCCTCGCGCAACGCCGCCATCCCGAGCCTCGCCGGGTTCGGCATCGCCCTCGGCTTCGTCGTCGCCGGCTCCATCGTCATGGAGCAGGTGTTCAGCTACCCGGGCATCGGCAAGCTCATGATCCAGGCGGTGCAGGGCCTCGACTACGCGCTCATGCAGGGCGTCTTCCTCGTGATCACGCTCACCGTGCTGGCCGCCAACTTCTTCATGGACCTCATCTACGGCTTCATCGACCCGAGGGTGCGACACAATGGATGA
- a CDS encoding ABC transporter substrate-binding protein: protein MTRTKRSFAVALAAGAAAIALGMTGCTPSAGGGGDDASVLRVWAGSATPINNNFNPFAVDTAVHATFGVIYEPLFFFNQLSADAPVGLIGDSYEYSEDGRTLTVTIKPDLKWSDGDDLTADDVAFTFGYGSNKSEQFVSAEATDATTVVLTYTEPQFTSASLTLGSTYIIPEHIWADIDDFMAETNPEPVGSGPYVLKSFSDAAYTVEANELFRDGAPAVTEVQYLGLDSNQSSQDLLTTGKIDWVGQFIANPDAVTGEGNITTQNLQQDPTTITTCANADLGCEGAQTDPAVRQAIDVAIDRATIADKAFAGLAGESSPSFTLQPRDEQWLSDPELATSPQEANAAEAGAILEAAGYTKDADGFYGTGGTAFEIDLFSPDGWTDYNDAAKLISEQAADAGIRINARTVSDAEYWTPIQSGDFQMALYGLTQSIVADPYSNYHEYFAGTSTAKVGETPLVGQNYARYSNPVVDGAVLAAGATQDVATKQAAYATIQAEIARDLPYIPVVLNASQSFFNTEKFSGWPSEGDLYAAPLPYLAVANAVVLSHLTPAK from the coding sequence ATGACTCGAACCAAACGCTCCTTCGCGGTGGCACTCGCCGCCGGAGCGGCCGCGATCGCCCTGGGAATGACCGGATGCACCCCGTCGGCAGGAGGGGGCGGCGACGACGCCTCTGTCCTCCGCGTCTGGGCGGGCAGCGCCACCCCGATCAACAACAACTTCAACCCGTTCGCCGTCGACACGGCCGTGCACGCGACGTTCGGCGTGATCTACGAGCCGCTGTTCTTCTTCAACCAGCTCTCGGCCGATGCGCCCGTCGGGCTCATCGGCGACAGCTACGAGTACAGCGAAGACGGCCGCACGCTCACCGTCACGATCAAGCCCGACCTCAAGTGGAGCGACGGCGACGACCTCACCGCCGACGATGTCGCCTTCACCTTCGGGTACGGCTCGAACAAGTCCGAGCAGTTCGTCTCGGCCGAGGCGACCGACGCCACCACCGTCGTGCTCACCTACACCGAACCGCAGTTCACGAGCGCCTCGCTCACGCTCGGTTCGACGTACATCATCCCCGAGCACATCTGGGCCGACATCGACGACTTCATGGCCGAGACGAACCCCGAGCCCGTCGGCTCCGGCCCGTACGTGCTGAAGAGCTTCTCCGATGCGGCCTACACGGTCGAGGCGAACGAGCTCTTCCGCGACGGCGCGCCCGCCGTGACCGAGGTGCAGTACCTCGGCCTCGACTCGAACCAGTCGTCGCAAGACCTCCTGACGACCGGCAAGATCGACTGGGTCGGCCAGTTCATCGCGAACCCCGACGCCGTCACCGGCGAGGGGAACATCACGACGCAGAACCTCCAGCAGGACCCGACGACGATCACGACCTGCGCGAACGCCGATCTCGGGTGCGAGGGTGCGCAGACCGACCCGGCCGTGCGCCAGGCGATCGACGTCGCGATCGACCGCGCAACGATCGCCGACAAGGCCTTCGCCGGACTCGCGGGCGAGTCCTCGCCGTCGTTCACCCTCCAGCCGCGCGATGAGCAGTGGCTGAGCGACCCCGAGCTCGCGACGAGCCCGCAGGAGGCGAACGCGGCAGAGGCGGGCGCGATCCTCGAGGCCGCCGGCTACACGAAGGATGCCGACGGGTTCTACGGCACGGGCGGCACGGCCTTCGAGATCGACCTGTTCTCGCCCGACGGCTGGACCGACTACAACGACGCGGCCAAGCTCATCTCCGAGCAGGCCGCCGATGCGGGCATCCGCATCAACGCCCGCACCGTCTCCGACGCCGAGTACTGGACGCCGATCCAGTCGGGCGATTTCCAGATGGCGCTCTACGGCCTCACGCAGAGCATCGTCGCCGACCCGTACTCGAACTACCACGAGTACTTCGCCGGCACCTCGACCGCGAAGGTCGGCGAGACCCCGCTCGTCGGCCAGAACTACGCGCGCTACTCGAACCCGGTCGTCGACGGGGCCGTGCTCGCGGCCGGCGCGACGCAGGACGTCGCGACGAAGCAGGCGGCCTACGCGACCATCCAGGCCGAGATCGCACGCGACCTCCCGTACATCCCGGTGGTGCTGAACGCCTCGCAGTCGTTCTTCAACACCGAGAAGTTCAGCGGATGGCCGAGCGAGGGCGACCTGTACGCCGCGCCGCTGCCGTACCTGGCGGTGGCCAACGCGGTCGTGCTCTCGCACCTCACCCCGGCGAAGTAG
- a CDS encoding bifunctional 4-hydroxy-2-oxoglutarate aldolase/2-dehydro-3-deoxy-phosphogluconate aldolase — MTTVSNAEFDEIFEGKPLMAIFRGMGVERSLELAERAWGLGIDVVELPIQTEADLEALRVVAAAGRAAGRLVGAGTVVSVRHVELAASAGAAFTVSPGFDPVVSRASAQAGLPPMPGVATATEVQAAMASGLTWLKAFPASLLGPAWFPAMAGPFPAARFVATGGMDASNAGEFLARGVRAVAVGTALEDPTQLPALAALLAE, encoded by the coding sequence ATGACCACCGTCAGCAACGCCGAGTTCGACGAGATCTTCGAGGGGAAGCCGCTCATGGCGATCTTCCGGGGCATGGGCGTCGAGCGGAGCCTCGAGCTCGCCGAGCGGGCATGGGGCCTCGGCATCGACGTGGTCGAGCTGCCGATCCAGACCGAGGCCGACCTCGAGGCGCTGCGCGTCGTCGCGGCGGCGGGGCGGGCCGCCGGTCGCCTCGTGGGAGCGGGCACCGTCGTGTCGGTGCGGCATGTCGAGCTCGCGGCATCCGCCGGCGCGGCCTTCACCGTGAGTCCCGGCTTCGATCCCGTCGTCTCGCGCGCCTCGGCGCAGGCCGGATTGCCGCCGATGCCGGGCGTCGCGACCGCGACCGAGGTGCAGGCCGCGATGGCTTCGGGCCTCACCTGGTTGAAGGCGTTCCCGGCGTCGCTCCTCGGCCCGGCGTGGTTCCCGGCGATGGCCGGCCCGTTCCCCGCCGCCCGCTTCGTCGCCACCGGCGGCATGGACGCCTCGAACGCGGGGGAGTTCCTCGCGCGAGGCGTGCGCGCGGTCGCCGTCGGGACGGCGCTCGAGGACCCGACGCAGTTGCCGGCACTCGCCGCCCTGCTCGCCGAGTAG
- a CDS encoding sugar kinase: MPDNPLPEVVALGETMALVAPALAEPLETADEFRVDSAGAEANVAAHLAALGRRAAWAGRLGDDALGRRVARHLRDRGVDTRWVETDDEAPTGVYFKDPGRGVRYYRAGSAASRMTPSFLDGLPLDSARVVHVSGITPALSASCDDLVDALVGRIADSPALLSFDVNHRSALWQAGVAAGRLRELASRADLVFVGLDEAEALWGTETPEAVRALLPEPALLIVKDGAIAATEFRDGADSAPTRVPARSVEVVEAVGAGDAFAAGYLASLLNGGDASERLAAGHARAVTVLGDTADFPRAETTTRSTR; the protein is encoded by the coding sequence GTGCCTGACAATCCGCTGCCCGAAGTCGTCGCCCTCGGCGAGACCATGGCGCTCGTCGCCCCCGCGCTCGCCGAACCGCTCGAGACCGCCGACGAGTTCCGCGTCGACTCCGCCGGTGCCGAGGCGAATGTCGCCGCCCACCTCGCGGCCCTCGGTCGTCGCGCCGCTTGGGCGGGGCGACTCGGCGACGATGCCCTCGGCCGGCGCGTCGCGCGGCACCTGCGCGACCGAGGCGTCGACACCCGCTGGGTCGAGACCGACGACGAGGCGCCGACGGGTGTCTACTTCAAGGATCCGGGTCGCGGCGTGCGGTACTACCGAGCAGGGTCGGCGGCCTCGCGCATGACGCCGTCCTTCCTCGACGGGCTCCCGCTCGACTCGGCGCGGGTCGTGCACGTGAGCGGCATCACGCCGGCGCTGTCCGCGAGCTGCGACGACCTCGTCGACGCGCTCGTCGGCCGGATCGCCGACTCGCCCGCGCTGCTGAGCTTCGACGTGAACCACCGCAGCGCTCTCTGGCAGGCCGGGGTCGCGGCCGGTCGGCTGCGCGAGCTCGCCTCCCGCGCCGACCTCGTGTTCGTGGGGCTCGACGAGGCCGAGGCGCTCTGGGGCACCGAGACCCCCGAAGCGGTGCGGGCACTGCTGCCCGAGCCGGCGCTCCTGATCGTGAAGGACGGTGCGATCGCGGCCACGGAGTTCCGCGACGGTGCAGACTCCGCGCCGACCCGGGTGCCGGCGAGGTCCGTGGAGGTCGTCGAGGCCGTGGGTGCCGGCGACGCCTTCGCGGCGGGCTATCTCGCGTCGCTGCTCAACGGAGGCGACGCGAGCGAACGCCTCGCCGCCGGACATGCCCGAGCCGTCACCGTGCTCGGCGACACCGCCGACTTCCCCCGCGCCGAAACCACCACGAGGAGCACCCGATGA